A single genomic interval of Sphingobacteriales bacterium harbors:
- a CDS encoding DoxX family protein, producing the protein MNALLKIGKYLFALPLLGFVYGHFTSADAMAGMVPIPGGAIWVYLTGLAMLAFIVSVFVGKFDKLAGTLLGIMILIFALGLHLPNLMGGDQNSMGMLIKDLMIAGGAFMYAGAYARDNSVIG; encoded by the coding sequence ATGAACGCATTATTAAAAATTGGCAAATACTTATTTGCCTTGCCACTACTTGGTTTTGTTTATGGCCATTTTACCAGTGCCGATGCTATGGCCGGCATGGTGCCAATACCCGGCGGCGCTATTTGGGTTTATTTAACCGGTTTAGCTATGCTTGCTTTTATAGTAAGTGTATTTGTTGGCAAATTTGATAAATTAGCCGGCACACTTTTGGGCATTATGATATTAATTTTTGCCTTGGGCCTTCATTTACCCAATTTAATGGGTGGCGACCAAAATAGCATGGGTATGCTTATTAAAGATCTAATGATAGCTGGTGGTGCATTCATGTATGCAGGTGCTTATGCCCGTGACAATTCAGTTATTGGCTAA
- a CDS encoding phosphotransferase, whose translation MTAFLSGLFKKWANMPPETIQALPPSASYRQYYRLSAKGSTAIAAINANQPENNAFLYLAQHFKNVGLPVPEIYASDPKNNTYLQEDLGDESLFEMINTSILKHPETDPFPQHLLSAYKASLEVLAKMQILSAKHLNFEKCYPKPNFDAQTILWDCQYFKYCFVKPLQINFDEAELEHDFEQLAQFLLNTNTSYFMHRDYQARNIMWYNQQPYVIDFQGGRRGALQYDVASLLFQARAQLPSPIRTELLNHYLQFAQTLTPINTTEFLQYYNAYVLIRLLQLLGAYGFRGLVERKQHFIDSIVYCVQNLAYWLNAMPIPINLPALTNVCRQIVEHTELKLPDKKLAQTAPLTVSVHSFSYKLGIPNYQYPNGGGFVFDCRSLLNPGRLAEYQYLSGLDKPVADFLRAQSNADAWLSHVIALTDTAVKNCLTNNFDQLTIAFGCTGGQHRSVYCAQKIADRLEQFFGVKVVLEHTAKAQWKKC comes from the coding sequence ATGACTGCCTTTTTATCCGGATTATTTAAAAAATGGGCAAATATGCCTCCCGAAACAATTCAAGCCTTGCCCCCATCGGCATCGTACAGGCAATATTACCGGCTTAGCGCAAAAGGCAGTACCGCCATAGCCGCCATAAATGCTAACCAACCCGAAAACAACGCCTTTTTATATTTAGCCCAGCATTTTAAAAATGTAGGCTTGCCGGTGCCCGAAATTTATGCCAGCGACCCCAAAAATAATACCTATTTACAAGAGGATTTAGGCGACGAGTCGTTGTTTGAAATGATTAATACCTCCATATTAAAACATCCGGAAACTGACCCATTTCCTCAGCATTTACTTTCTGCCTACAAAGCATCTTTAGAGGTTTTGGCAAAAATGCAAATTCTAAGCGCTAAACACCTCAACTTTGAAAAATGCTACCCTAAACCCAATTTTGATGCCCAAACTATTTTATGGGATTGCCAGTACTTTAAATACTGTTTTGTAAAACCGCTGCAAATTAATTTTGACGAAGCAGAATTAGAACACGATTTTGAACAATTAGCGCAGTTTTTGCTCAACACCAACACTAGTTACTTTATGCACCGCGACTACCAGGCGCGCAATATAATGTGGTATAACCAACAACCCTACGTCATTGATTTTCAAGGAGGGCGGCGTGGCGCATTACAGTACGATGTGGCTTCGCTGCTTTTTCAGGCGCGTGCCCAATTGCCCTCGCCTATTCGCACCGAACTTTTAAACCACTATTTACAATTTGCCCAAACCTTAACCCCAATAAATACTACCGAATTTTTGCAATATTACAATGCTTATGTGTTAATACGTTTGTTGCAATTATTAGGTGCTTATGGCTTTAGAGGCTTGGTTGAGCGCAAACAGCATTTTATAGACAGCATTGTTTATTGTGTACAAAACTTAGCCTATTGGTTAAACGCTATGCCGATACCTATAAATTTGCCTGCGTTAACTAATGTATGTCGGCAAATTGTTGAACATACCGAACTTAAACTTCCGGATAAAAAATTAGCCCAAACAGCCCCCCTAACGGTTTCTGTTCATAGTTTTTCGTATAAATTAGGCATCCCTAATTACCAATATCCAAATGGCGGCGGATTTGTGTTTGATTGTCGTTCTTTGTTGAACCCCGGACGTTTAGCCGAATATCAATATTTATCCGGATTAGATAAGCCCGTAGCCGATTTTTTGCGCGCTCAATCAAACGCCGATGCCTGGCTTAGCCACGTAATAGCACTAACCGATACGGCTGTAAAAAATTGCCTCACAAATAATTTTGACCAGCTAACCATTGCCTTCGGATGCACGGGCGGCCAACACAGGTCGGTTTATTGTGCCCAAAAAATAGCCGACCGATTAGAACAGTTTTTTGGCGTAAAAGTAGTGTTAGAACACACGGCCAAAGCGCAATGGAAAAAATGCTAA
- a CDS encoding YiiX family permuted papain-like enzyme, whose translation MNKIIWILGFLGLTILGGLYARQKSYHPEPLLEPSQTAVKQLAANTSEIKDGDLIFQTSVSEQSKAIQLATKSKYSHCGLIYKDGDKFFVFEAIQPVKQTPLDKWIARGQEGKYIIKRLKNADQVLTPSALAKMKQIGSQFNGKNYDLTFEWSDDKIYCSELIWKIYQQATGIEIGKLEQLSDFDLTNEVVKKKIKERYGNKIPMNEPVISPAAIFNSDLLVTVKSNEQTN comes from the coding sequence ATGAATAAAATAATATGGATACTTGGGTTTTTAGGGCTAACTATTTTAGGCGGACTTTACGCCCGGCAAAAGTCGTATCATCCGGAACCGTTGCTTGAGCCTTCACAAACGGCAGTAAAACAGCTTGCTGCCAATACAAGCGAAATAAAAGATGGAGACCTTATTTTTCAAACCTCAGTTTCCGAACAAAGCAAAGCCATTCAGCTTGCAACAAAATCAAAATATTCGCATTGCGGACTTATTTACAAAGACGGAGATAAATTTTTTGTTTTTGAAGCCATACAGCCAGTTAAACAAACACCGCTCGACAAGTGGATTGCCCGCGGTCAAGAAGGGAAATATATAATCAAACGCCTCAAAAATGCCGACCAGGTTTTAACGCCTTCCGCACTTGCCAAAATGAAACAAATTGGCAGCCAGTTTAACGGAAAAAACTACGATCTAACTTTTGAGTGGTCTGATGATAAAATTTATTGCTCGGAATTAATTTGGAAAATATACCAACAAGCTACCGGAATTGAAATTGGCAAACTTGAACAACTTAGCGATTTTGACTTGACAAATGAAGTGGTTAAGAAAAAAATAAAAGAGCGTTATGGCAATAAAATTCCAATGAACGAGCCAGTAATTTCGCCAGCTGCCATTTTCAACAGTGATTTATTGGTAACGGTAAAATCGAACGAACAAACCAATTGA
- the rdgB gene encoding RdgB/HAM1 family non-canonical purine NTP pyrophosphatase, producing MQLIFATHNKNKVHEAQIAAPPGIKIISLHDIGYLHNIPEPHDTLEANALEKLNTIWQQYGLPCFAEDAGLEVEALNNQPGVFTARYAALHGSSLANPLFLLEKMQGITNRKARFRAVVALVLNNNNPPVLFQGQVQGQITHQPIGNGGFAYDPVFIPDGHTRTFAQLTDSEKHAISHRGLAMRQLWSFLGKQPL from the coding sequence ATGCAGCTTATTTTTGCAACCCACAATAAAAACAAAGTTCACGAAGCTCAAATTGCCGCCCCGCCCGGCATAAAAATAATTAGCCTGCACGATATTGGCTACCTCCACAATATACCCGAACCACACGACACTTTAGAAGCCAATGCCCTTGAAAAGCTGAATACAATTTGGCAGCAATACGGCCTGCCTTGTTTTGCCGAAGATGCCGGCCTTGAAGTGGAAGCTTTAAACAACCAGCCCGGCGTATTTACCGCTCGCTATGCCGCCCTACATGGCAGCAGTTTAGCTAATCCGCTTTTTTTGCTCGAAAAAATGCAAGGCATTACCAACCGCAAAGCCCGGTTTAGGGCGGTAGTTGCCCTTGTATTAAATAATAATAACCCACCAGTACTATTTCAAGGGCAGGTGCAAGGGCAAATTACCCACCAACCTATTGGCAACGGCGGTTTTGCCTACGATCCCGTTTTTATTCCCGATGGGCACACTCGCACTTTTGCCCAATTAACTGACAGCGAAAAACATGCCATTAGTCATCGTGGGTTGGCTATGCGGCAACTATGGTCGTTTTTGGGCAAGCAGCCATTATAA